A single genomic interval of Rhododendron vialii isolate Sample 1 chromosome 3a, ASM3025357v1 harbors:
- the LOC131319227 gene encoding uncharacterized protein At2g39795, mitochondrial, translating into MPRISSVLRKGRKAIQELDLLKVLQSEIRHEDSSNPFQDSKSASLGDFKLDWDSPHSQDVVLRKKCESGEEVAVSALLGPRTYGEEDAEDKESIFPREALMKVCIKKPGLSSILQFDCGVSGSNVGDWSSVYINSLHYLPSTSLDCSIYKSPSYRHEELDPDLRIEIKTYLESKGIEESLTNFLLLHLHRKEQGQYVHWLRKLEEMVTQGDDGQTNAGLDVT; encoded by the exons atgCCGAGGATATCGAGTGTGTTGCGGAAGGGTCGCAAAGCTATTCAAGAGTTGGATCTCCTCAAAGTCTTACAGTCCGAAATCAGGCACGAAGACTCCTCTAATCCTTTccag GATAGCAAAAGTGCTTCTTTGGGAGATTTTAAATTGGATTGGGACTCACCACATTCCCAAGATGTGGTTTTGCGTAAGAAATGTGAGTCAGGTGAGGAGGTTGCTGTTTCAGCTTTGCTGGGTCCTAGAACCTATGGAGAAGAGGATGCAGAAGACAAAGAGAGTATCTTTCCTAGAGAAGCTTTAATGAAAGTATGCATTAAGAAGCCCGGATTGAGCTCCATCTTGCAGTTTGATTGTGGCGTATCTGGTAGCAACGTTGGGGATTGGTCTTCGGTTTATATCAACAGTCTTCATTATCTCCCATCGACTTCTCTGGATTGTTCTATCTACAAGAGCCCCTCTTACAGACACGA AGAACTGGACCCTGATTTGCGAATAGAGATCAAGACTTATCTCGAGTCGAAGGGGATCGAGGAGAGCCTTACCaacttcctcctcctccacttGCACCGGAAGGAGCAAGGTCAGTATGTACACTGGCTTCGCAAATTGGAAGAGATGGTGACACAAGGTGATGATGGTCAGACAAATGCCGGATTAGATGTTACTTAA